Part of the Solanum pennellii chromosome 10, SPENNV200 genome is shown below.
AAGATTAGAGATACCTTAATCAAAGGGATTCTTGTTGATTcaattttggattaaaaaaacaaccaaaatatatggcaaaaaaatatttgcaactTGAATGTTGGAGGAAAATCAGAAAAGATAAccatgagagagaaaaaaaattaaatgggagagagaattaacaatttgaaaagataaatatgagagagaatgattttattttttttaaaaaaaaggatatatagaattaattgaaaaagagagataaaataggaagaaaattgggacacataaattttttaaaataatgacatttttgacattattgctaatatttataaagtatggatatttttactaaatatgttatttattttgactagtttactaatttttccAATATTATTTaggaaatctatggccaaacagGCCGGAAATTGATATTGAATACtgaatacaaataaatacataaaaattctaaaacacGACATCTTTTATCGCGTTTCAGTTTCGGAAGATGTTAAATATGGGCCCAATTAGAATAGTTGGGCCGATCCAAAACCATTTTGATTTTATGGGCTGAAAccgcaaaaaaaaaatctcaactgATTCGGCGTTTTCagatctttttattttatgaaaaaataaaacaaaattacaagGAGATGATTTGTTCTTCTAGCTTACGCGTGTCCGGTTCCGGCAGCGGCACCAGAAACAGTCCATCTCCACCGGCGATTTCTGATAATTCCGATGATTCTCAGTCGCAGGTACGAAGGATTAAAGCCAGCCCTCAGCTAAACCGGTGGTCCAGAGCTCGAAGCATCCGGTCCGGCAGGAAACTAGACCGGTCCGCTGTCAGCACTGAATTACGCGACAAGTCTGGTTCACCGGTTCGAAGTGAACCGGAAATTGAATTGCCTAAAGGTGATAGCAGGTCCTGGTCGTCAGACGATGAAAAGGAGGTTAATGGTGGAAAACCGATATTTATGGTGTCTGATGGAACTGGATGGACGGCGGAGCACGCCGTTAACGCAGCTTTAGGTCAATTTGATTATTGCTTAGTCGATCGTGTTTGCCCTGTGAATACTCACTTGTTCTCTGGGGTAAGTTTGTTTATCTGATTATAATGTCTGtttaataatacaatatatatttttatactgTTACAATGTATTGAGTTAAGTATGTATCGCTGGAGTTGTAAATTTGATTCATGTGAAAAGCATTCTGTCTGAATGACCATGTTAACtatctaaataattatttgatgaTTAAGCTTAGTTTTGAACTTTTTATGCTTGATGGACCTTGATTTTACTAGATTGATGATGTTGAAAAATTAATGGAGATAGTGAAGCAAGCAGCCAAAGAAGGGGCAATGGTTGTCTATACTTTAGCTGAGCCTTCCATGGCTCAATTTGCCAAACAAGCATGTCAACACTGGGGTGTAGCATCTAGTGATATACTCGGGCCAATTACAGAGGCAATTGCTGGCCATCTTGGTGTTTCACCTTCTGGCCTTTCTCGTTGGGCTCCTGAGAGGCAGAAATCTCCTCTCAGCGAGGAATACTTCAGGAGGATTGAAGCAATTGAATTTACCATAAAGCAAGATGATGGTGCCTTGCCGCGAAACCTGCATATGGCGGATATAGTTCTAACTGGTGTTTCACGAAGTGGGAAGACACCGCTATCCATTTATCTAGCACAGAAAGGATATAAAGTAGCTAATGTCCCCATTGTCATGAATATAGACTTACCAAGTACACTGTTTGAAGTTAACCCGGAAAAGGTTTTTGCTTTGACAATAAATCCCGTTGTTCTGCAATCCATCAGAAGAGCAAGAGCTAAGACTCTGGGTATGGACGGAGAACTGAAGACCAACTATTGTGACATGGATTACGTGAAAGAAGAATTGGAATACGCAGGCAAAATTTTTGCGCAAAACCCTGTCTGGCCAGTGATAGGTAATTCACATTCTATATTTTATAGTTTGTACTGTACTCAAGTTTTTCTGTTGTCTGATAGTAGGAGTAAATCCTTACTTAACAATTAGGTGTTAACCTCCACGATTACGCCAACAGACGAATCTGAGGAAGTTGATTCCTagaaattttgatgatttgttttCCCATTGTTGCTTTGGCTGCAGAAGTTACGTCTAAAGCTATTGAAGAAACAGCTGTTATTGTTCTGAGACTTTACCATGACAGAAAGAATAGATGTTCAATGCCAAGAATTTCCAAACGCTATTAAACTGTGGTTCTCAAGCATTGATGTATCAGATCTCAAAGACAATACTTGAAATCCAAGACATCTTCTTTGTGCTGGCAGAGTGCCAGAGCAATAAACGTACTGCGGTTGCAACCTATGTATAGCAGGTGTTGGTACATTTTGTTTGATATTGTATAATACTCTATGTAGTTTGCACACATAATAGGTAATGTCAACTCTTACTGTATCTCAAATAATTATTGCAACGATATCAACTTTGAATATAGCTAATGTTGTTGCATCTCCCGTACATTTTATAAATGTGTATCATTGCTACTTTGAAGTTGGCATAGGATCTCAAAAGAAACCGAGATGAGTAGGAGGCAGGACATGAAGGAAATGTGGGAAAAATACCAAAAGGTTGGTTATTCCTCGCTCttcattaaaattttgtgaattaGATCTGTATACAGGGCAGCGTAACTCCCGTATTTGTTATTAAAACCATTAGTCAGTATGAGATACTGACAACTTCAAGTTGTATTAACTACTCATCTGCAAGTTTAAGTTGATAGAAAGAATACACTTTTATTTGCTTTATTTACGTTTTCAACATGTCTTCTCATGCGATCATGTTTCCTTGATTAATGAGCGGAACACATTATGGtataaaatttcttttgcatTGCGACTGTATTAAAGTTATACCCAAATTTTATACATCTGCCATTTGAATTCTTCCTAAAAGAAGGTCTATCTGTTTTTTTAGCATCTCTTTGACTCCATTCCTTTCTTTGTACTTCCAAATGTTCACAGATAGTCTGTCACCCGGAAATCAGTTATGCTCAATCTCTTCTGCTTCGATATCATACAGACTTTTCCATCCCTTTGTTATTTTAGGAGGGAAAACAGTTTTTGACGTCTTTTCTATCAACTGAGAATGTTGTCTTCTCCGTTGATCGTGGCAATGAATAGTATGAAGATAGATCAATACGAAGCTTTATCTTCTCCATTGAGCTTGGTCATGGATAGTGTGAAATAGATCAGCAGTATTGTTCCCATACTTGATCTGTCAATGTAGAAAAACAAGAACAACAAGTCAGTTGTTTATACAATGCAAATCATTGGTTTAGTCCATGCCTATTTAGTGGTTTATGCCCCTATTTTTGGCTTCAGTTAGTCAAGTCAAGGAACTGTCAATAGTTATTCACGCCGAGTTTAGGTACTATTTAACTGGTTAAGAGAACTTACAAGGTAGCAAAGAAAATAAGTATCCTCCTGGGATCAATGGTCCAAGGCGAGGAAGAAGAAGATCGTCGGAAACTGAATCTCTTGGAGACAGCTACTTTACCATCGATGGCGGCGGTGGTGGTGGCAGCAGCACCGCTACTGGCAGCCACCACTGAAGTGTTCTGATTATGTACATGTGGTATGGAGTGATCAGATGTTACCACCATGGACTTTTCAGGCATGCTAGCTCCTAGCAAAGAAGTTGCACTAAAAGAGTTAAagaatttatgttttatatatactGTGATGGTACATACAATCAGGTCATTTAGAAGGTAATTACATCGATGAATTGGTAAAGCttgttctatttttctttattgatgTGTTGACAAAAAAGAACGATACATTCTTATATTACCGTAGTAAGAAGCTTCAATGGCAAATTTAGTAATTTAGTTTTAAGGATTCAATCTTTAAGATTTTAGCATGAATCCACTAGGTATTTAcatctaaatttatattttgtaggTAAAAGTATTTGGTTCAAATGAACTCGATATCAAAAAGTTGCCCCTAGCCACACAAACATTATGACAAGTATTAGGAGTCATCGCTctctcttttttaaatttcgttgtaaacaaagtaaaacaaaaaaagtaattaatatGCATGATCAATGGTGGAGTCAGAAATTTCAATAATGGATCAAAATATGGAGAGTTAACACATGAAGAAGTTAAAGAGAGTTTAACAtgtactatatatacataaaaaataatttttaaccatatataaataatataatcaaatcCTAGATCCTTCCTTACCAGCTCCGCTCCTATGTGCATTACCGTTTAAATTACACTAGTGTTGGGTGATTACTATGCTTTACTCAATATTTCTATTGCATGTACAGTTTTTtctaaattaagaaattttaaaggTATGGCACTCTCCAAACTCGACCCCATTGGCAAATTATATATCAATCAATAACCATTCTATCTTCAAcatttttgaattattgaaTGGATAGattggataaaatatttttcagttattccatttaattgaagaaaaaataataattagtagTATCATGATTTCAGCAAATTGTGTCTCACCAAGAAAATCTTGACAATCTTTAAAAAGAACATTGACAAAAACATAATTCTAAGATAATAcgataaagaaaaagaaaaagaacgatTCTAATGCATGTGCATctatattataatattgattACAAACTAATGACGTACGTATGTGGCACGTCTAGGATTAAAGATTGGAGCAGGTAAAAgcttcattaaataatttaattattataatcaGCAGCGAAGCTAGAAGATTATTTATGGAGATA
Proteins encoded:
- the LOC107002608 gene encoding pyruvate, phosphate dikinase regulatory protein 1, chloroplastic isoform X2, with product MICSSSLRVSGSGSGTRNSPSPPAISDNSDDSQSQVRRIKASPQLNRWSRARSIRSGRKLDRSAVSTELRDKSGSPVRSEPEIELPKGDSRSWSSDDEKEVNGGKPIFMVSDGTGWTAEHAVNAALGQFDYCLVDRVCPVNTHLFSGIDDVEKLMEIVKQAAKEGAMVVYTLAEPSMAQFAKQACQHWGVASSDILGPITEAIAGHLGVSPSGLSRWAPERQKSPLSEEYFRRIEAIEFTIKQDDGALPRNLHMADIVLTGVSRSGKTPLSIYLAQKGYKVANVPIVMNIDLPSTLFEVNPEKVFALTINPVVLQSIRRARAKTLGMDGELKTNYCDMDYVKEELEYAGKIFAQNPVWPVIVTSKAIEETAVIVLRLYHDRKNRCSMPRISKRY
- the LOC107002608 gene encoding pyruvate, phosphate dikinase regulatory protein 1, chloroplastic isoform X1, which encodes MICSSSLRVSGSGSGTRNSPSPPAISDNSDDSQSQVRRIKASPQLNRWSRARSIRSGRKLDRSAVSTELRDKSGSPVRSEPEIELPKGDSRSWSSDDEKEVNGGKPIFMVSDGTGWTAEHAVNAALGQFDYCLVDRVCPVNTHLFSGIDDVEKLMEIVKQAAKEGAMVVYTLAEPSMAQFAKQACQHWGVASSDILGPITEAIAGHLGVSPSGLSRWAPERQKSPLSEEYFRRIEAIEFTIKQDDGALPRNLHMADIVLTGVSRSGKTPLSIYLAQKGYKVANVPIVMNIDLPSTLFEVNPEKVFALTINPVVLQSIRRARAKTLGMDGELKTNYCDMDYVKEELEYAGKIFAQNPVWPVIEVTSKAIEETAVIVLRLYHDRKNRCSMPRISKRY
- the LOC107002609 gene encoding uncharacterized protein LOC107002609, translated to MNPLAPMWYHPPYIRPCVSPHSTNMENMATQSLNGEFSEEKVYVSESFVVDMEHISHHLVEKEINANSRITLQRNHSRKGSLKKQNFNDINEKDTNLMAISPKGASMPEKSMVVTSDHSIPHVHNQNTSVVAASSGAAATTTAAIDGKVAVSKRFSFRRSSSSSPWTIDPRRILIFFATLSSMGTILLIYFTLSMTKLNGEDKASY